One window of Curtobacterium sp. 458 genomic DNA carries:
- a CDS encoding molybdopterin-dependent oxidoreductase, producing the protein MWKTWAAVVGVIAAVVFLAAAELVAVFLGGAGSPLVGVGGAVIDLAPRGAKDLMVTLFGTGDKVALFALMFVLVVAISAGAGVLERRRPPGGAVVFAIGGVLSLLAVTTRSGSGSLDGAPTVVGVAAAIIVLRVLLARLRRWEATAGVPTAQAPAAVTAEPAGRAAEPDGRAAGPEGRVAGPERRAFLVWGVATAALAVVVGGASRLGTATMQAAVAARRAIRLPSPATPAPAVPAGASIDVEGITPVITPNEAFYRIDTALSVPQVDPATWKLRIHGAVDREVEVTWDELLALPLEEHVATMSCVSNEVGGDLIGTARWLGYPIRELLAKAGPHESADMVLSTSTDGFTAGTPLDVLQDRGTAALLAVGMNGEPLPPEHGFPVRMVVPGLFGYVSATKWVTDLEVTRFADAQGYWTPRGWSERGPVKLESRIDVPRGGSTVRSGSTVAVAGVAWHPHTGVKRVQVRVDDGAWQDATLADSISADTWRQWVWRWTPTKGTHRLQVRATSADGEVQTSVERPPAPNGATGWHEVTVTAS; encoded by the coding sequence GTGTGGAAGACGTGGGCAGCAGTCGTCGGGGTGATCGCCGCCGTCGTGTTCCTCGCTGCGGCCGAGCTCGTGGCGGTGTTCCTCGGCGGCGCGGGCAGCCCGCTCGTCGGGGTGGGCGGAGCCGTGATCGACCTCGCGCCGCGGGGCGCGAAGGACCTGATGGTCACCCTCTTCGGCACCGGGGACAAGGTCGCGCTCTTCGCGCTGATGTTCGTCCTCGTCGTTGCGATCAGCGCCGGAGCCGGTGTGCTCGAACGTCGACGTCCCCCGGGCGGTGCGGTGGTGTTCGCGATCGGCGGTGTCCTGTCGCTCCTCGCCGTCACGACCCGGTCCGGGAGCGGCTCGCTCGACGGGGCCCCCACCGTGGTCGGCGTGGCCGCGGCGATCATCGTGCTCCGGGTGCTGCTCGCCCGGCTCCGCCGGTGGGAGGCGACCGCGGGCGTCCCGACCGCACAGGCACCCGCAGCGGTCACCGCGGAGCCGGCCGGTCGTGCCGCGGAGCCCGACGGGCGCGCTGCAGGACCCGAGGGGCGCGTCGCGGGACCCGAGCGTCGAGCGTTCCTGGTCTGGGGCGTCGCGACCGCGGCGCTCGCGGTCGTGGTGGGCGGTGCCTCCCGGCTGGGGACGGCGACCATGCAGGCAGCGGTCGCCGCGCGCCGGGCGATCCGCCTGCCGAGTCCCGCGACACCGGCCCCGGCCGTGCCGGCCGGAGCGTCCATCGACGTCGAGGGCATCACGCCCGTCATCACCCCGAACGAAGCGTTCTACCGGATCGACACCGCGCTGAGCGTGCCCCAGGTCGACCCGGCGACGTGGAAGCTCCGGATCCACGGCGCGGTCGACCGAGAGGTCGAGGTCACCTGGGACGAACTGCTCGCGCTCCCGCTCGAAGAGCACGTCGCGACCATGAGCTGCGTGTCGAACGAGGTCGGCGGCGACCTCATCGGGACCGCGCGGTGGCTCGGGTACCCGATACGCGAGCTGCTCGCGAAGGCGGGGCCGCACGAGTCCGCGGACATGGTGCTCTCCACGAGCACCGACGGTTTCACCGCGGGGACCCCGCTCGACGTCCTCCAGGACCGCGGGACGGCGGCGCTCCTGGCTGTCGGGATGAACGGTGAGCCGCTGCCGCCCGAGCACGGCTTCCCGGTGCGCATGGTCGTGCCCGGGCTGTTCGGGTACGTCTCCGCGACCAAGTGGGTGACCGACCTCGAGGTCACCCGGTTCGCCGACGCGCAGGGCTACTGGACCCCTCGGGGCTGGTCGGAGCGGGGGCCGGTCAAGCTCGAGTCGCGGATCGACGTCCCTCGCGGCGGCAGCACCGTGCGGTCCGGCTCGACGGTCGCGGTGGCAGGGGTCGCCTGGCACCCGCACACCGGGGTGAAGCGCGTGCAGGTCCGGGTGGACGACGGCGCGTGGCAGGACGCGACGCTCGCCGACTCGATCTCGGCGGACACGTGGCGCCAGTGGGTCTGGAGGTGGACGCCGACGAAGGGCACGCACCGCCTGCAGGTCCGCGCGACGAGTGCGGACGGCGAGGTGCAGACGAGCGTCGAGCGGCCGCCGGCACCGAACGGGGCGACGGGGTGGCACGAGGTGACGGTCACCGCGTCCTGA